The genomic interval TAGAGGCGGCATTTAGAAAAGCCAAGGATGAAGTGAGTTTTAGTAGCTGTAAGGAACCAAGCATCAGCTAatgataaaaaaaagacgcTTGGTCTCTTGCCACTTTTCGCCAACATCGCTCCAACCGAGGGCTCACTTCTTCCTGAGCTCCCACCACCCGAACCGTCCTTCGACGTCGAGTCCGACCCATCTCCCTTTGATCCCTCAACGGCGTTCACCCTTCTCACCGCCACCAAACTACTTTCACTTGAGTCCAGGTTCAAGCGTGATGCTGATGCTGCCTATGTTGAGGCGAAGAGAAGTATGGTCAGTAGCGTAGCGCAGATTCCCGTGTGGATGTACGGTGTTCTTGTTGTTTTGGGCTGGAATGAGGCGATGGCGGTATTGTTCAACCCGTTGTACTTTGCCATGCTCTTGGTTTTGGCTGCTTCCGGGTGAGTTTACTAGTTTTAGCTGCTGATTGTTTGCCTGCACAACTGACAGAGCAACAGGTATATCATATTGCAACTTGGCCTCGCCGGTCCTATCCTTCAAATCGCCAGTACAGTCATCAGGGAAATCCGCCAGATGGTTGTCAAGAAGCTGCGGGAAGCATTTGCAGACGTACCGGAAGCACAGAGGATTCTCGCACAGCCTGTGACTGCTTCCTCATCGGACGagcaagaaagaaaaggagatcTGATAAAAGGAGAAATGTTGGAAAAGTAGAGACTGTCAGTAAAGTGATGTAAAGGAATGTTCTTTTGGTCCGTATATCACTTGGGATTACCATTCGCGTATCCATCTCAACGTATCTGCATAAAAATTATCTCTGCCCATGTCTTGAGCTTGCTCAATTGATTCTTCCCCATTTGCTCCTTGAAGAACTCTTCGATATCAGCCCCAAAACAGGTCTGGCTGCTGGTTATGTGCTGCGGAATGTTGATAACTATACATTGTGATCTCGTTTGGCAGACTGGTAAAGGAGGAACAACTTTCGAAATAACCATAACAATCAGACATGCGGCCGAAGACGAACAGCAAAATTGGGTTTCCAGTTGAAATCCGGGTGGGACTTGGGAAATAAAGCTGGAATTGGGGGGATTTTGGGAAGGAATGTGTTTTGTTTTCCTCGTACCATACAATTGttgtcttctcttctcgcaCTTGCTCCCGCTCCCCCTCCCTCCGCCCAGCTCAACATGGTCTACGAAGCCACAGCATCCGCTCCAGTCAACATTGCCTGCATCAAGTGCGTATATTTTCCTCTGACACTCACCGCTGCTCACCACGTCTCCAGGTACTGGGGCAAACGCGACACCCGCCTCATTCTCCCCACCAACAGCTCTCTCTCCGTCACTCTCGACCAGGACCACCTCCGCTCCACCACGACTTCCCGTGCGGACGCGTCCTTCGAGGCCGGAGACAAGCTCTGGTTGAatggcaaggaagaggtgatCAAGGAGGGTGGCCGATTGGCTGTCTGCATCAAGGAGCTCAGGCggtggagaaaggagatggaaagcaaggacaaggacTTGCCCAAGGTGGGTCGTTTGCTGTACTCCTACAATATGGGAAAATAGACAGCAACCTCCGTGCTCACCGTACCACGCAATAGCTTTCCGAGTGGCCGCTCCGAATTGCCTCGTACAACAACTTCCCCACTGCTGCTGGTCTCGCCTCCTCAGCCTCGGGTCTTGCTGCCCTCGTCGCATCTCTCGCTTCCCTCTACTCCCTCCCCCAATCTCCCTCCCAGCTCTCCCTCGTCGCCCGCCAAGGCTCTGGCTCTGCCTGCCGATCTCTCTTTGGAGGCTTCGTCGCTTGGCGTGAAGGTACTGATCCTGCTGGTTCCGACTCTCTCGCCGAGGAGGTCGCCCCTCGAGAGCATTGGCCCGAGATGCACGCCCTTATTTGTGTTGTCAGCGACGCCAAGAAGGGGACGTCATCCACTTCCGGCATGCAAAAGACTGTAGAGACATCTACCCTCTTGCAAGAGCGTCTTCGGATCGTCCCCAAGAGGATGGATGCGATCTCTCAGGCTATCAAGGCTCGAGACTTTTCCGAATTTGCCAAGCTCACCATGGCCGACAGCAACTCTTTCCACGCCGTCTGTCTCGACACCGCCCCTCCCATCTTCTATCTCAACGACGTCTCTCGAGCTATCATCGCCGTTGTCGAAGAGCTCAACCGTGCCGCCGGCGAGATCATCGCGGCCTACACATTTGACGCGGGACCCAACGCCGTCATCTACACGCTCGAGAAGAACATGCCTGTCGTCCTCGGCGCCATCAAGAGGTTCTTCCCTACCGGCGAAGAGTTTGAGGACCCCTTCCAGACTGGCGTGCGAGATTTGCCTGAAGGGTTCAACACTGGCGTAGTcagggaaggaggatgggagaaggGTGCGGTCAAGGGTTTGATCCACACCAGGGTCGGTGACGGTCCCAGAGTTTTGAAAAACGAGGAGAGTCTGTTGGGGGAGAATGGTGTGCCCAAAGTTCTTGCTTAGATTGTAGATATCACTTTTGGTTAATGGTTTGGCAAAACTGTCACTTACATGGCACATGCATGTTGCATCGATACCCTACTAGACATCTTCTCGAGTGATTTTAATGCCCACTATCGATAAAATTGATATATTTCCGTCGGGAGTGTAGCCTTTTATCGTCGCGACAACAGGCCTCCGGGCACAGCAGCTATCCAACTTTTTTGTATCCTCTTTGTCGCACATTTTCTTGGTCCCCCCCAGTTATCCACCTTACAACTGGCTATTCCGAACAATGGCCATCATCGAGGAGGTCCCAGCCAGCTCCACCATCCGCTCTAGAGCACCCACAAAGGATAACAAGCAGAAGGGCAAATCCAACGGCCAACCAACCATCCCGCTCGTCCACCCTTCCGCCCTCCCCAAACCCACAGCACCGCCCTTGCTCAACGTCCCTCCTCCGGGCACTATCCCAGATGGAGCCAGAGTACATACAGTCGGCTCTGcagaggagattgagcaGCTACAGCAACAGCTTGAAGGGAAGcgtggagaggaagaagacgacgaagatgaagacgaagacgaa from Cryptococcus neoformans var. neoformans B-3501A chromosome 9, whole genome shotgun sequence carries:
- a CDS encoding hypothetical protein (HMMPfam hit to GHMP_kinases, GHMP kinases putative ATP-binding protein, score: 140.9, E(): 2.9e-39); this translates as MVYEATASAPVNIACIKYWGKRDTRLILPTNSSLSVTLDQDHLRSTTTSRADASFEAGDKLWLNGKEEVIKEGGRLAVCIKELRRWRKEMESKDKDLPKLSEWPLRIASYNNFPTAAGLASSASGLAALVASLASLYSLPQSPSQLSLVARQGSGSACRSLFGGFVAWREGTDPAGSDSLAEEVAPREHWPEMHALICVVSDAKKGTSSTSGMQKTVETSTLLQERLRIVPKRMDAISQAIKARDFSEFAKLTMADSNSFHAVCLDTAPPIFYLNDVSRAIIAVVEELNRAAGEIIAAYTFDAGPNAVIYTLEKNMPVVLGAIKRFFPTGEEFEDPFQTGVRDLPEGFNTGVVREGGWEKGAVKGLIHTRVGDGPRVLKNEESLLGENGVPKVLA